The following coding sequences lie in one Phragmites australis chromosome 8, lpPhrAust1.1, whole genome shotgun sequence genomic window:
- the LOC133927188 gene encoding 14 kDa zinc-binding protein-like, with product MAAMAAAATLMSATSSILRRSALLRPHGLQVPRRFPRQRFVRHIASSTNEEAAAKAAAATADIGGPTIFDKIIAKEIPSSVVYEDEKVLAFRDINPQAPVHVIVIPKVRDGLTGLDKAEPRHAEILGQLLYTVKVVAEKEGVADGYRVVINNGAEGCQSVYHLHLHVLGGRQMKWPPG from the exons ATGgcggccatggccgccgcggcCACTCTCATGTCGGCCACGTCCTCCATCCTCAG GCGCTCTGCCTTGCTGCGGCCGCACGGTCTCCAGGTCCCCCGCCGCTTCCCTCGCCAAAG ATTTGTGCGCCACATTGCTTCATCAACAAATGAGGAAGCTGCTGCCAAAGCAGCCGCGGCCACTGCCGATATTGGAGGACCAACCAT TTTTGACAAGATCATTGCAAAGGAAATTCCTTCAAGCGTTGTCTATGAAGATGAGAAAGTCTTGGCATTTAGAGACATTAATCCACAAGCCCCTGTGCACGTTATAGTCATCCCAAAAGTGAGAGATGGGCTAACTGGGCTCGACAAG GCTGAGCCAAGGCATGCTGAAATTCTGGGCCAGCTTCTTTACACGGTGAAAGTCGTGGCTGAGAAGGAAGGTGTAGCAGATGGGTACCGTGTTGTCATAAACAACGGAGCTGAAGGAT GCCAATCTGTCTATCATTTGCACTTGCATGTACTCGGTGGAAGGCAGATGAAATGGCCTCCTGGTTAA